The nucleotide window CCGGAGTCGCCCCGGACGTCATGGCCTTGCTCATGGCGCACAACTTTCCCGGTAACGTGAGGGAATTGGAGAATATCATTGAGCGGGCTTTTGTGCTGTGTGGCACGGGAAGGATTGAGCGGGTCCATTTGCCATTGGAACTTACAGGGCCCCCCGCTGTGAGTCGTGCGCCAACGGGCGATACGATCGCGGCCCAAACGCAGGCATCCGAAACACAGGCGATCCGGAATGCCTTGCAGCGCCATGGGTTCAGCCGTCTTGCCGCGGCCCGCGAGTTAGGGCTCCATAAAAGTTCACTATTCCGCAAGATCAAGGCCCTGGGGATTGAACTCCCTGCCCAAGACGGACGATCCCGGCGGGATCACTAATCCGGTCCTCAGTAATTCCGTCCTTCACCAGCCTCTTCTTGAGTGTGACCGTCGCGGATATGATAGATACGTTTAAAGGTCGGGATGATTTTCTCGTCGTGCGTGACGACAATGACGGCCGTTTCGTATTGGTGAGCCATTTGGTTTAGAATGCGGATTACGGTCAGCGCACGCTCACTGTCAAGCGGGGCAGTGGGTTCATCGGCGAGAATCACGGGCGGACGATTGACAAGCGCCCGTGCGATGGACACTCGCTGCTGCTCGCCGCCGGAGAGTTGCGATGGCATGGCCCTGGCACGATGAGCGACATCCAGCGCCTTCAGTAAATCCATTGCCCGTTTTCTGGCTTCGACGTTGGATCGCCCGGCCAGCATCGGCAACAGTGCGACGTTGTCGGTGATATCGAGAAAGGGAATCAAGTAGGGGGCTTGGAATACGAACCCGATCAGGTCACGCCGCAGTGCACGCAGATCCTTTATTTTCCAGCCGTTGTCATAAATCACCGTGTTGCCGATGGTCATGCGTCCGCCAGTGGGTTCGATCACCGCCCCGAGGCATTTGAGCATCGTACTTTTGCCTGACCCCGAGGGACCGATCAGCCCGACCACCTCACCGGGTGCCACCTGCATATCGATGCCCTTCAGCGCGTCAACGGCCGTATCACCCTTGCCGTATCGCTTGCGCAGTCCTTCGACCTGTATTCCATTTGCATGCATATCATCCGCCAATCGCTTCTGCTGGATCCACTTTGAGTGCGGCATGGATGGCCAAGACGCTTGCCAGAGAGCACATCACCACCACAGCCAGGAACCCGCGTACCGAATCGCCCGACAGGAGTAGAACGTATTTGGGAAAAATTCCAGCCCAGGAAGTGGCGGCGATTTTCCCCACGAGGAACCCGAGTACTCCCAAACCCACCGCCTGCTGCAGGATCATCCAGGAGATCGTTCGATTCCTGGTCCCGACCAGTTTGAGCACTGCAATTTCACGAATCTTGCCCAAGGTCAGGGTATAGATGATGAAGGCGACAATTGCCGCGCTGACGATAGTGAGAATCACCAAGAACATACCGATTTGGCGTGCCGACGTTGCGATCAACTTGCCGATCAGAATTGCTTGCATCTCTACGCGGGTATAAACTTGGAGGCGTTTCCAGCGTCGGATAGGTTTAGCCACCTCTCCGGGAGAATATCCGGGTTCGATTTGCACGAGCACTGCGTTGACATACGGATTGGCACTTTGTGAACCCATCACAGCGTCCAGCAACCCCGGCGCCTCGGGGCGGTTGAAAGCGGGGTTTTCGGCGGTTCGCCGCCGTTGTTGGAGAATGGCGTCGTTGTCCTTCAGAAACTGTGCTGCCTGCGCATCCTTCAAAGGAATGAAAATCATCGGATCGCCTCCGGAGGACACCATTCGCCGGGTTAGTCCGACCACGGTATAGTCGTTACGCCGAACCCGAAGGCGATCACCAAGCCGAAATCCTGTCGTCACGTCTGCCACGGCCTCATAATGACTCCGTGTAATATGCCGCCCTTCGACGAGGTATCGGGGCTGTCCGGGCTCGCCGAGGCCTCCCGGCAGGACCCCGACCACCATGGCGCGGACATCGCGCTCGCCCTCGCGAACTTGCATAGTCAAATAGGTAATGTTGGCGGCACGGGCCACGCCGGGCATTCCGAGAAGCCCGCGATAGAGGTCGTCCTGTAGGCTGGACGGTTCGGCATAGGGACCGAGGGTGTCTTTCTGCACTATCCATAAGTCGGCCCCGCTGTTGTCGAGCAATACCATCGCATCGTCCACCATGCCGCGATACACCCCGGCCATGGTTAGCGTCACGCCAATCAATAATCCCAGGCCGATTCCCGTGAAGACGAATTTTCCCCATGTATGCTGAATATCACGGCCGGCCAAGTTGATCATCGTGGCTCTCCTAACACATGATCCACGATCTTGACTCGAT belongs to bacterium and includes:
- a CDS encoding ABC transporter ATP-binding protein produces the protein MHANGIQVEGLRKRYGKGDTAVDALKGIDMQVAPGEVVGLIGPSGSGKSTMLKCLGAVIEPTGGRMTIGNTVIYDNGWKIKDLRALRRDLIGFVFQAPYLIPFLDITDNVALLPMLAGRSNVEARKRAMDLLKALDVAHRARAMPSQLSGGEQQRVSIARALVNRPPVILADEPTAPLDSERALTVIRILNQMAHQYETAVIVVTHDEKIIPTFKRIYHIRDGHTQEEAGEGRNY
- a CDS encoding ABC transporter permease, yielding MINLAGRDIQHTWGKFVFTGIGLGLLIGVTLTMAGVYRGMVDDAMVLLDNSGADLWIVQKDTLGPYAEPSSLQDDLYRGLLGMPGVARAANITYLTMQVREGERDVRAMVVGVLPGGLGEPGQPRYLVEGRHITRSHYEAVADVTTGFRLGDRLRVRRNDYTVVGLTRRMVSSGGDPMIFIPLKDAQAAQFLKDNDAILQQRRRTAENPAFNRPEAPGLLDAVMGSQSANPYVNAVLVQIEPGYSPGEVAKPIRRWKRLQVYTRVEMQAILIGKLIATSARQIGMFLVILTIVSAAIVAFIIYTLTLGKIREIAVLKLVGTRNRTISWMILQQAVGLGVLGFLVGKIAATSWAGIFPKYVLLLSGDSVRGFLAVVVMCSLASVLAIHAALKVDPAEAIGG